Genomic DNA from Acidobacteriota bacterium:
GGCGCTTTCCAAAGATGGCCGAATAACCACTTTTGATGTGGCTGGCGGGGAAATACTTCAGGTCACTGAATCCTTGCCGAAATTTGGAATCGAGGGCGGTGCCATACAGGTTACCTCCGCCCAGGAAACTTCAATTATGGTGTTTGGAGGCAGTAGTTCGTTGCGAAACTGGGCCAAACTCAATGGTCGGGAAGACCGGTTACATCCTTTCGATAATACGGCAACCTGTGTTACCTGGTCATCGCAAGCCAATCGCTATGGGCTTGGAAATCAAAGTGGTCTGGTCAAACTCTATGACCGGGAAACTTTTTCTGAGATCACAAGCTGGGCAACACCATTTTCGGAAATACAGGCGGTAGCACTTTCCCCAAGCGGTAAGCAACTGATTGCCTCAGGTAAGTCGGGATTCCAAATCATCAGCACAGAGAACCCAGGCAAGGAGTTCTATTTTTCCAATTCGACGTTTGGAACACTTACTGGTTTTGCTTTTTCTCGGAATGAACGATGGCTGGTAGCTGGTGACCATCGTGGGAAAATAGTGATCTGGTCAATTGATCCTGAGATGGGGCATCCACCAATCCTTCAACAGCAGTGGTTGGGTGATGATTGTTGCCGAGGCAACTCGTCTCAAGCCTGTTCTGGGCTGGAGCACCATTTAGGAACGAACTTGCATTCGTGCACGTCACACTGTACTCATGGCGACTGATTCATAACGAAAGTATCTTCCTCTGCAGGTTGATACTCTTTTCTGTACCTGATCCAAATTTCATCGGGATCACTGCCCACGGTTCAAGCGGTTTTATGGCCAAAAAGTGTATTCAATTGATTTCCTATCTTTTGCTTCCATTTCAGGTAGCACTGGTGATTGGCGTTGGTGTCATTCGTGCGCTACTACCTGCGAAAGAAACCAAATTCCGGGTGAGCACCCAGCCTGCACCCGCGAAAGCTTAAACCACGGAGGGAACCGGAGGATATGATTTGCCATTCCTGTGGCCGTGACGTCCGCATCCTTGGTCGCGTCGGACGAACCGCTGAATGTACTGAATGCGGTGCGGACCTGCATTGTTGTCGGAACTGTCGTTTTTTTGATACTTCGGCACCCAATCAGTGCCGGGAACCAATTGCCGAACCTGAGAAAGACAAAGCAGCGGCAAATTTCTGTGACTACTTTGAAGCCAATACCAAAATTGCGCTTACGACCCGAAGTGGTCCAACGTCAAGCGATTCACGCAAAGCATTTGACGCATTGTTCAAGAAAAAATGAGGAGGAACAGGTCCGGTGCCTGCATCAACTGATTTGGCCTATTTGAATGCTGTCGTTCAAGCGATTCGTCAGCAACCACCAGAAGAAGCCTTGAAGGAGATCACCGAGCAGTATCCAACGCTCGATCCGGTCCGCATTCTCAAAGACCTGACCTGGGCAAAACAGCTCAAACAAAGGGGATACAGCCGACAAGAGATTCTGGAAGACCTGCACCTTGGATGAAGCTCCCTGGCGTCGGTTTCACGACCGACGCTGCTTCCCCTACCCTACTTCCGGTGGGCGTTGCCCTTCAACCCACACATCACCATCTTCAAAAAACTCACGTTTCCAGATCGGCACGATTTGCTTCACCCGATCAATCCCAAACCGACAGGCATCAAACGCATCTTTGCGATGGGCGGAAGTCACCACAATCACCACGCTTGACTCGCCAATTTCAAGCCGTCCCACGCGGTGCACAATCCCAATCCGATCAATCGCCCACTGGCTCAGCGCTTCTTCGGCGACTTGTTTCATGGTTTTGAGCGCCATGCCGGTATAGCCTTCATATTCCAGGTAGAGCGTCCGGCGGCCTTTGGTGTTATTGCGCACCACACCATCAAACGTCACCACGGCCCCGTCTTCGCCGCGCAACAACCGCTTGACCATGGAGTCCGAATCAATCGGCGTGGTCGTGACCTGGACAAAATATGCCTCCCCCGTCAACTCGTGAACTGGCTCCCCACCTGAAACCGGCGGGAAGACCGCGACTTCATCCCCAGCCTGGATCGGCTGATTGGGCAAGGCATAGGCTTCGTTGACCGCCACCAGCAGCTTCCCAGCGTAGGGGCGCAGGATTTCGTGACGGGTAAACAGTGATTCCAAAACCAGGGCTGCCGTGCTCGGAAGCGCAACCTGAAGCGTGACTTCAGAAACGCCCACCAGGGCACGGCATTGACCAAACAGTTGAATCTGGAGCGAAGAAAGTTCGAATGATGATGAATCAGGTGTCATTTTAGGGTTCGGGGTTCGGGGTTCGGGGTTCGGGGTTTAGAAAAAGACAATAGTTCATTGTATTTTCCACTCTATCTGCCTGACAACCTGAAATGGATGACAAGATGACAGATGACAAAATGACAGATGACAAAATGACAAAGTGACAAAGTGACAAGGATAGTAGAACATTTGTCACCCTGTCACCCTGTCACCTTGTCCCCTTGTCCTCCTGTCCCCTTGTCCCCTTGTCACCCTGTCCCCTTGTCATTTGTCACGCTGCTGTCTTCATCGGAACTGGTGGGACTCCGTGATATTTGCGCTGCACGGCTACCATCATTTTGAGTGCGGTGAAACGCCGCTGCATGGTGTCGGTCCCGATGAGCACGCGCGGCACGTGCTCCAGCATGTACTGTGTTCGGACTTCACTTGTAAAAGTATCTGCCACATCCAACACGGCCTTCAACCGGTCCAACCGGCTGCCGGTCATCGCCATAAAGGCAGCCTGGTCAATGAGTTCGTACCGTCGGCGGTTGAGTTCGACTTCGCGGCTATGTTCTGGGCCAAGCGAAGCCAGATACTTCAAATGCTCATCAACCCAACGCAGGTGTTTTTCTTCATCCCGTCGAATGATTTCCAGCACCGGGCGGACGACCTGATGATTGGGGAGTGCTTCAATCAACAGGTTGAGCATTTCAAGCGCGCGTTTTTCAATTTGGAGCAGCCCGGCGAGTAATTCAATCAAACTCGGCAGGTGCTGGGCCGAATGTCCGGTCAGCCGTTGAAACTCGGTCATAAATGTTTCGCCATCAACTGGTTTTGGCGTACCCCCAATTTCAATGAGTAACGCTTCCAGCATATCAGCATGGCGAGCTTCATCTTCGCTGTGCTGCCGGAGCCGGGCCGCATATTTCGGCGGGAGCTTTTCAGCATACATATCGAGCAATAATCTCGCTTCGCTGCCTTCGCCAACCCGCATTCGATTGATAATTTCCCGCAGCACTTCCGGATATTGAACAGCCGTTGCTAAAACGTCTTGTTTGTTAAATTTACCTGTAATAAATCGTGCCATATTTTTGAAATTCATACTCTTGCTCCTTGTTGAAAAACTTCGGGCCTGGGACTGAAGACTTCGGATTGAAGACTTTGGGCTTGGGGTATTAAACCCGTTTTCTTCCGCCCTGAGCTTGCGAATCTTCAGCCCCACACCCTGAGCCTTGGTTTTCTCAGCCCATTTTCTTCAGCCCTCAGCCCTCATCTTCAGACTGTACGCACCAAAAACATCTGTCAGAAGTCGAACACGACGAGTGAACGAATTGGCACGACGAGTGACGAAATAGCCCTTTGAGTGACCACGCTGGTGTCACTGTTCCACAAATCAGGTCTTGAACTTGATGTGCTGCCTGCCAACACCAGAGCGGTTCTCAAGCCTACAAGGATCAAGGAAGATGAAGTGGTCCTCCCGAAAAAATTTGTAGTCGTTTGATGCAAGGTGACAAAATCCGAGGATCCATTACATGTAAAAAAGCCAGATCCTCATCATTCTTTGCTTGACAGAAACCGACTTTGCTTTTACTCAAGCAAGGCTCAAAGGTCAGTATTCAATTTATTTTTAGGAGAATTTATGGTTACGCTTGAAGATGCACGTCGGGTGATTGCCGCCGCCGAACAGAAAGCCGCTGAAATCGGCCAGCCGATGAATATTGCGGTTGCCGATGGCGGTGGGAATCTGGTGGCACACGTCCGCATGGACGGCGCCTGGCTTGGAAGTATTGATATCTCAATCAAGAAAGCCTACACCTCACGGGCTTTCGATATTGCGACCAAAGATTTGGCCGAACATAGCCAGTCTGGAAACCAGTTTTTTGGTATCCACGCTTCAAACGATGGCAAAATTATGATCTTTGCCGGAGGCACCCCACTTAAACGCGATGGAAAAGTTGTCGGCGCCATCGGTGTCAGTGGCGGAAGCGGCGAACAGGACCACGCGGTTGCCGAAGCTGGCGCTGCCGCGTTCTAACCCAGGAGGATGAAAAAGTGGTTAGTGATGAGTGGTTAGTGGTTGGTTCTTGGTTCTTGGTTCTTCGGAACTATTGATTTCTAACCACTACCCACTCATCACTAACCACTCATCACATTCTCAATTCTCATTCTGAACCCTGAACCCTGAACCCTGAACCCTGAACCCTGAACCCTGAACTCTGAACCCTGAACCCTAACCATGAACCTTCTTGAAACTGAACGACTTATTCTCCGTGATCTCACACTTGATGATGCTGAATTTATGCTTGGACTCATGAATCAACCATCCTGGATTCGGTTCATTGGAGATCGAGGTGTGCGAACCGTCGAAGAAGCCCGAACTTACCTGACCAATGGTCCACTGGCCATGCACGCCAAATATGGGTTTGGGCTGTACGTGACCGAACTCAAAGACGGTGAAACTCCAATTGGTATTTGCTGCCTGATCAAACGTGATGCCCTGCCGGACGTAGATATCGGCTACGGGTTTTTGCCTGAGTTTTGGGGCAAAGGGTACGCCTTCGAATCAGCCTCCGCACTTTTTGAATATGCCAAAAGCACCTTAGGAATGACCCGCATCGTGGCCATCACCAACTCAGACAATGAAAGCTCAATCAAGCTGCTTGAAAAAATGGGATTTCACTACGAAAAGATGGTTAGACTGTCTGAGTCCGAACCTGAGATTAAATTGTTTGCGTGGGAAGCTTAGTTAGGGCTGAAGACATTGGGCTCGGGGCTGAAGATATTGGGCTCAGGGCTGAGGGCTGAAGACTTTGGGTTGAAGAACTGGTTTTATTTCATCCCTCATCCTTCATCCCTCATCCCTTCCTTTGCTCTGAGCTTGCGAGTCTTCAGCCCCAAGCCCCAAGCCCTGGAAAGGAAATCTGATGTTCTGTTCAATCTGCGGTTCTGCCATCACACCGACACTGAGCTATTGCACACGGTGTGGTACTGAATTGAAACCAAAAGAGAAAGCTCCAGAAAATCCCTATGGATTCTCTCCGGATGGACTGGTGTGGGCAATTGTTTCGGTCAGTGTTGGAGGGCTGGCGCTCCTCACTGGATTCATGGCCGTCATGCGAGAAGCACAGCTTGAGGCGCCAGTGATGATCACATTTCTTATTCTTGGGTTTCTGATGTTGATGGCGGCCAACAGCGTCTTTATCTGGATGTTGCTCCAGTCCAGAAAAAGAACGACGGCGCCCCCGCCAACCGTTTTGCCTCCAGCAAGGTTGACCACCCAGGAAATCAAAGTCGAGCCCCAGGTTCAGATGCTCCCCGAACCAATCATCAGCGTTACCGAACACACCACCCGCCAGCTTGACCCGGTTCAACGCCAGGAACGTACCACGCGGTAAGATGAGGCCGGAGATACGTTCTTTTCCGTTGGGGAGAGGTCGGGTTTCGCCCGGATGGGCATGGATCAAAATCTCAAGCACAAAAGAGTGGCCTAAAATTCTATACTGGATACATCCTCCTTTGTGTACAATCAGGCCGGGTTTTGCCCAAATCAGAGCCTTGAGGTTGGAACATGGTCCATTTCTTATTGAGTCAGCGAGCTGAAGTTATGCTGTCAGCCAAACCGGACGCCTGGAAGCCACCTGGACTTACAGAAGTCAGCATAGCGTTACAGCAGATAGAGTGCCCGCCAGTTGATTCCTTTATTGTGTTTCTTACAACGTACGGAGGACTTCAGTACAACCCCTATATCCAACACGGAAAGCGTTTCTATCAGGTTCAATTCTCGCCTCTGCCAGGCCGATTTCCTCTTGATTTACGTGAAGTTGTCTCCAAAGTGAACAATGACTGGGTGCTTGATCTTGGAGTACACCACAGACTGGGACAATTTGGCTTTTGCCTCGATACCTCAGGCAGAGTTTTGTGGGAGTATGAAATTCCTATTTTTTCATCTATTGAGCACCTGATTGAGTCAGATGCACTTGAAAACATGCTTGGACAAGTTGAAGGCAGGTGGATCTGGGTAAGCGGAATAACCCATTCTGATCCTTCGACTATCCTGGATACATTGATTGATTTGCAAAAAGTCACAGAAGCCTCAGGTCAATGGAATACCTGGTGGATTGGAGATGGACTGTTTGTACGATATTTTCTTTCCTGGGAATGGGGAGATCGTCCAAGGGTACTTTGGATTTATGCTCAATCATCTAGCAATTTGAATCGCCTGTTGATGCAGTTACGGCCTATTTTCAAGAAACCGCCAGTGCTGAGAAGCTGGCCTTTTGTTGCCTCAGAAACCGATCAGAGCGCCTGGTAAGGTTATGTTGGAACAAACACACCATAGCTGGTTTTATAAAAACCATGGCTATTACAAATAAAGTATGATCACTATGAAAAGATCTGAATTTCCCCCAGATGCCCCACTCAATCAAATTCGAGATTGGCCGACGTACTTTGAGCAGGTTCGCCAGCGTCCAGGAATGTGGTTCGGGACCGTCTCATTGACAGGAATGCACATGCACATAGATGGAATCATGATGGCCGAGTTTTTCCACGATGTGCCGGAAGAAAATTGCTTCGGAGGGTTTGACTTCACTGGATTTGAACAATGGGTCGAACACCGATTTAATCCAGAGCGATTGACGGTCAATTCGTTTCATCTAGCCAGACGGTTGGCAAAATCAGAGGAAAAAGCTTTCTGGTTGTGGTTTGAGTGGCATGATCGTTTTCTATTTGAACAAACAAACAACCTGCCCTCTCGCTTCATTCCAAAAATTCCCCCAGAAGAGCCTCCACGACTGGATCCAAAGTTTGCCCGCTCCATTTTTGAACAATCACCTGAGCAGGACCAGCGCTGTCAGGAACTGGCACAGATCCTCACCACCCGACTGGAAAATTGCGAAGACCTTCAAACTGAAATCATGACCATTCTGGCTGATTTAAAACAGCTTGGTCATGATTTGTATTCGTGGGACGAGTCAATTGACTGGCAAATGTGGGGTGATGATTATATGTCACCTCCGTCAAAGTACCGGATCATACTACGGTTTTCCTATGAGACACACCGTTCACCATCCGTTCAGGTGTACTGGGATGAATGGCCAAAAGAAGAAGAGAAAGCCATTCTGCGGTGCCCAACGTGTGATTTTGAGCTTTCGCCACACACGCTACAATTCAAAATCTGGGGAAGTGGGCGTGTTGATTTCGAACGGATTCCCTTCTCGCTGCAAATTGGCAGTCGTCGCAGGCTGGAGGATGACCTGGCAAATACAACAGTTCGTTTTCAGGAAAGGGGTTATGAATGCCCACTGTGCAACGGCTTCTGGTTCCCAGGCTCACCACGTAAACCAATCGAAGACCCTTGAATCCCAGCGTCTTTCGTTTTATCTGAAAAGGTTTAGTATGAAAAGACAGTTAAATAATTCAATCAAATAAGCTTAGTGAGCTACTAACCACTAACCACTAACCACTAACCACTAACCACTAACTACTGACTACTGACTGGATTTAAATTCA
This window encodes:
- a CDS encoding molybdenum cofactor biosynthesis protein MoaE; translated protein: MTPDSSSFELSSLQIQLFGQCRALVGVSEVTLQVALPSTAALVLESLFTRHEILRPYAGKLLVAVNEAYALPNQPIQAGDEVAVFPPVSGGEPVHELTGEAYFVQVTTTPIDSDSMVKRLLRGEDGAVVTFDGVVRNNTKGRRTLYLEYEGYTGMALKTMKQVAEEALSQWAIDRIGIVHRVGRLEIGESSVVIVVTSAHRKDAFDACRFGIDRVKQIVPIWKREFFEDGDVWVEGQRPPEVG
- a CDS encoding heme-binding protein; amino-acid sequence: MVTLEDARRVIAAAEQKAAEIGQPMNIAVADGGGNLVAHVRMDGAWLGSIDISIKKAYTSRAFDIATKDLAEHSQSGNQFFGIHASNDGKIMIFAGGTPLKRDGKVVGAIGVSGGSGEQDHAVAEAGAAAF
- a CDS encoding GNAT family N-acetyltransferase; translation: MNLLETERLILRDLTLDDAEFMLGLMNQPSWIRFIGDRGVRTVEEARTYLTNGPLAMHAKYGFGLYVTELKDGETPIGICCLIKRDALPDVDIGYGFLPEFWGKGYAFESASALFEYAKSTLGMTRIVAITNSDNESSIKLLEKMGFHYEKMVRLSESEPEIKLFAWEA
- a CDS encoding WD40 repeat domain-containing protein → MLKTRLYSAAAFLIAFTIGVGLGQLPLKLSTNEPLPIACSFDSFPRFTSITAVAFSPNNQLVVSGDTAGHVCLWRTKTQTLVWTSSASHAGNRVLSLAFSPGGTTVVALSKDGRITTFDVAGGEILQVTESLPKFGIEGGAIQVTSAQETSIMVFGGSSSLRNWAKLNGREDRLHPFDNTATCVTWSSQANRYGLGNQSGLVKLYDRETFSEITSWATPFSEIQAVALSPSGKQLIASGKSGFQIISTENPGKEFYFSNSTFGTLTGFAFSRNERWLVAGDHRGKIVIWSIDPEMGHPPILQQQWLGDDCCRGNSSQACSGLEHHLGTNLHSCTSHCTHGD
- a CDS encoding ferritin-like domain-containing protein, with the translated sequence MNFKNMARFITGKFNKQDVLATAVQYPEVLREIINRMRVGEGSEARLLLDMYAEKLPPKYAARLRQHSEDEARHADMLEALLIEIGGTPKPVDGETFMTEFQRLTGHSAQHLPSLIELLAGLLQIEKRALEMLNLLIEALPNHQVVRPVLEIIRRDEEKHLRWVDEHLKYLASLGPEHSREVELNRRRYELIDQAAFMAMTGSRLDRLKAVLDVADTFTSEVRTQYMLEHVPRVLIGTDTMQRRFTALKMMVAVQRKYHGVPPVPMKTAA